Genomic window (Aquimarina sp. BL5):
TTGTCCATAGGCTTCATTTGCCATGTTGGTATTTAATAAAGAACCAGGGTTTACAGCAATCGTAGTAATACTTGGGTTTTCTTTTGCAAAAGCAAAACTCCACATCGTTAATGCCAGCTTACTTTGAGCATAGGCTTCATTAGCATTAACATTACCAACTCCAGCTAGCATCGTATCTGTAACATGTGATTGAGCTGCCGAACTTAAATTTATAATACGTGATGATTCAGAGTTTTTTAGTAATGGAAGTATTGCATTGGTTAAAACATAAGGTGCAAAATAATTAACCACTAGCCTAATATCAAAGTTTTCAAATTTACTAGTTGCTGAAGTTTTAAAAATTCCTGCGTTATTAATTAGTACATCTATTTTAGAAACCTTGTTCCTTATGTTAGTTACCATTCGTTTCACATCCTCTAAATCTGAAAAATCGGCAACAAAACCATCTACATTATTATTCCCTGAAACTTCTTTTATCTCTAAAATTACACCTTGTAATTTTTCTTTATTTCTACCATGAACGTAAATGGTATGTCCATCTTTAGCAAGTTTTACAGCTGTTAATTTTCCAATTCCGTCTGTACTCCCTGTTATTAGTATGGTTTTATTCATAAAAATCTCTTTATTTATACTTTCTAAT
Coding sequences:
- a CDS encoding SDR family NAD(P)-dependent oxidoreductase, with translation MNKTILITGSTDGIGKLTAVKLAKDGHTIYVHGRNKEKLQGVILEIKEVSGNNNVDGFVADFSDLEDVKRMVTNIRNKVSKIDVLINNAGIFKTSATSKFENFDIRLVVNYFAPYVLTNAILPLLKNSESSRIINLSSAAQSHVTDTMLAGVGNVNANEAYAQSKLALTMWSFAFAKENPSITTIAVNPGSLLNTNMANEAYGQHWSPASKGSDILYDLAISEDYKDSTGKYFDNDKGNPKGNFAKAHQDAYDDELITKLVTKTEEIVG